One segment of Oscillospiraceae bacterium MB08-C2-2 DNA contains the following:
- the smc gene encoding chromosome segregation protein SMC, translating into MRLRSLEVQGFKSFSDKTVFRFGDGITAIVGPNGSGKSNISDAVRWVLGEQSTKTLRGSKMEDVIFGGTQTRKATGFASVVLTIDNADRTLPVEEDVISISRRLYRSGESEYRLCGAAVRLKDIHELLMDTGLGRDGYSIIGQGRIAEIVSAKSQQRREIFEEAAGISRFRYRKIEAERKLEQAEENLLRLRDILVELEDRIGPLREQAEKAKKYLSYAQEKQQLEISIWMVALSDMKEQLRVQSDRLYLCKNQYEGVEGKIRDIEEAVSDLYSRMQGLSAETDRLRGEIRTAEEAVSKNEADIAVRRNDIFHNRQSIERIQGELETAGLSLSQSGEQIAARKQEAKEQSEALRLLDEKLAVGEGAMAELRKKLAGEEQTAGQLEAQITSVEQAAAQARLSDATSASLMGEAQERLVQLQGSDQSKDTILGELAAILEECKTQIREKEEEAASLLNTQKGYRLKLEARKSRLGEARQSLEQLESQKSQTLQQVRLLEELESSMEGFAGSVKYILGQSKKGALRGIYGPVSSLVTADSRYAVAIETALGGALQNLVVSDEAAAKAAIRALQSAKMGRATFLPVTSVKGRPMDGADVAKYEGFVGIASSLVEYEERFSGVVGQLLGRVVITEDLDCGTQIAKAFGYRFRIVTLDGQVINAGGSFTGGSSARSAGALSRRHEISRLREQAETLEQRLVKQRDSLREFQQEIDGLEASFTGVSAEIRTNEEEKIRLAYELRQLESNHKQALDNQKMAQQELERLLRRVSELKDTSQSSRQLVSELEERLADLREQAAQAKEQRSLSSGLAVQLQSELEALRMSRLGAAKDLEQLLQTVAQLVSARDSAGEQSQRLKSEVEALEAQNLATEEQIGELTRQCGALREKTATMLQATENMAADRLKLEAEITAKRAAEREISGEKEQISRELARLEERKLTLQGEYDGIISRLWDEYELTRSQAKELAVELEDKQKAQHRLSQLKSLIKGLGSVNVAAVEEYEQVSERYEFMSAQVRDVENSKEQLGKLIAQLTQEMRAIFTENFARIAEHFSRIFVELFGGGKGQLTLTQEEDVLESGVEIYVQPPGKLIKNLSLLSGGEQAFIAIAIYFAILKVRPAPFCLLDEIEAALDDVNVVKFASYLRQMCRKTQFIAITHRRGTMEEADMLYGVTMEDEGVSKILELNVSEVEDKLSLSI; encoded by the coding sequence ATGCGTCTGCGCTCACTGGAGGTTCAGGGCTTCAAATCCTTTTCGGATAAAACCGTTTTCCGGTTCGGCGATGGCATTACCGCCATTGTGGGGCCAAATGGCAGCGGAAAAAGCAACATTTCGGATGCCGTGCGCTGGGTGCTGGGGGAGCAATCCACCAAGACCCTCCGGGGCAGCAAAATGGAGGATGTCATATTTGGCGGCACCCAAACCCGCAAGGCCACCGGCTTTGCCTCGGTTGTGCTCACCATTGATAACGCCGACCGTACTCTTCCCGTGGAAGAAGATGTCATTTCCATATCCCGGCGGCTTTACCGCTCCGGGGAAAGTGAATACCGCCTGTGCGGTGCAGCGGTGCGCCTCAAGGATATCCACGAGCTGCTGATGGATACCGGCCTTGGCCGGGATGGCTACTCCATCATCGGGCAAGGCCGCATTGCCGAAATCGTTTCCGCCAAAAGCCAGCAGCGCCGGGAAATTTTTGAAGAGGCAGCCGGAATCTCCCGCTTCCGCTACCGCAAGATCGAAGCGGAGCGCAAGCTTGAGCAGGCGGAAGAAAACCTGCTGCGCCTGCGGGATATTCTGGTGGAGCTGGAAGACCGCATCGGCCCTCTGCGGGAACAGGCGGAAAAGGCCAAGAAGTATCTTTCTTATGCACAGGAAAAACAGCAGCTTGAAATTTCCATCTGGATGGTGGCGCTCTCGGATATGAAGGAGCAGCTTCGGGTGCAGTCCGACCGGCTATACCTCTGCAAAAACCAGTATGAGGGTGTAGAAGGCAAAATACGGGATATCGAAGAAGCGGTTTCTGACCTTTACAGCCGTATGCAGGGGCTTTCGGCGGAAACAGACCGCCTGCGGGGAGAAATCCGCACCGCTGAAGAGGCCGTTTCTAAAAATGAGGCGGATATCGCCGTTCGCCGAAACGATATATTCCACAACCGCCAGTCCATCGAGCGGATACAGGGGGAGCTGGAAACAGCTGGTCTGAGCCTTTCCCAATCTGGTGAGCAAATTGCCGCCCGCAAGCAGGAAGCCAAGGAGCAGAGTGAAGCCCTGCGGCTGCTGGATGAAAAGCTTGCTGTCGGGGAGGGGGCCATGGCAGAGCTGCGGAAAAAGCTGGCGGGAGAGGAGCAAACCGCCGGGCAGCTGGAAGCGCAGATTACCTCGGTGGAGCAGGCGGCAGCACAGGCACGCCTTTCGGATGCGACCAGTGCGTCTCTTATGGGAGAAGCTCAGGAGCGTTTGGTGCAGCTTCAGGGCAGCGACCAAAGCAAGGATACCATCTTGGGAGAGCTTGCGGCCATTCTGGAGGAATGCAAAACCCAGATTCGTGAAAAGGAAGAGGAGGCTGCTTCTCTTCTCAATACGCAAAAAGGCTACCGCCTCAAGCTGGAAGCCAGAAAATCCCGGTTGGGTGAGGCTCGCCAGTCACTGGAACAGCTGGAAAGCCAAAAAAGCCAGACCCTCCAGCAGGTTCGCTTGCTGGAAGAGCTGGAAAGCAGTATGGAGGGCTTTGCAGGCAGTGTCAAGTACATTCTGGGGCAATCCAAAAAGGGTGCGCTTCGGGGAATCTACGGCCCGGTTTCCTCCCTTGTAACGGCGGATTCACGGTATGCCGTGGCTATTGAGACCGCCTTAGGCGGGGCTCTGCAAAACCTTGTGGTCAGCGATGAGGCCGCGGCCAAAGCCGCTATCCGGGCACTGCAATCGGCCAAAATGGGCAGGGCCACCTTTTTGCCGGTTACTTCGGTTAAGGGCCGGCCCATGGATGGCGCAGATGTAGCCAAATACGAGGGCTTTGTGGGTATCGCCTCCAGCCTTGTGGAATATGAAGAACGCTTTTCCGGCGTAGTGGGCCAGCTATTGGGCCGGGTGGTGATTACAGAGGATTTGGACTGTGGCACCCAGATTGCCAAGGCATTTGGTTATCGCTTTCGTATCGTAACGCTGGATGGTCAAGTCATCAATGCGGGCGGCTCCTTTACAGGCGGTTCCAGCGCCCGGAGTGCCGGAGCCCTCAGCCGCCGCCACGAAATCAGCCGTCTGCGGGAACAAGCTGAGACCTTGGAGCAAAGGCTTGTCAAACAGCGGGATAGCCTGCGGGAATTCCAGCAGGAGATTGATGGCTTAGAAGCCTCCTTTACGGGGGTGTCTGCTGAAATCCGCACCAATGAGGAAGAAAAAATCCGCCTTGCTTATGAGCTGCGTCAATTGGAAAGCAACCATAAGCAGGCTTTGGATAACCAAAAAATGGCCCAGCAGGAGCTGGAACGTCTGCTCCGGCGGGTCAGTGAGCTAAAGGATACCAGCCAAAGCTCCCGACAGCTTGTGAGCGAGCTGGAAGAACGGTTGGCCGATCTGCGGGAGCAGGCGGCACAGGCCAAGGAGCAGCGCAGCTTGAGCAGCGGTTTGGCTGTGCAGCTGCAATCGGAGCTGGAAGCTTTGCGGATGTCCCGTCTGGGAGCCGCCAAGGATTTGGAGCAGCTTCTCCAGACTGTGGCACAGCTTGTTTCGGCTCGGGATAGTGCCGGTGAGCAATCCCAGCGCCTAAAGAGCGAGGTGGAGGCCCTTGAGGCACAAAACCTTGCGACAGAGGAGCAGATCGGTGAGCTGACCCGGCAATGCGGGGCGCTTCGTGAAAAGACAGCCACCATGTTGCAGGCTACCGAGAACATGGCGGCTGACCGGCTTAAGCTGGAAGCGGAGATCACCGCAAAGCGGGCAGCCGAGCGGGAGATTTCCGGCGAAAAGGAACAGATTTCTCGGGAGCTTGCCCGCTTGGAAGAACGAAAGCTGACCCTGCAAGGGGAATACGACGGCATCATCAGCCGCTTGTGGGATGAATACGAACTGACCCGCTCCCAGGCTAAGGAGCTTGCTGTCGAGCTGGAGGATAAGCAGAAGGCTCAGCACCGCCTTTCTCAGCTCAAGAGCTTGATCAAGGGGCTTGGCAGTGTCAATGTGGCGGCTGTGGAGGAATATGAACAGGTCAGCGAGCGGTATGAGTTTATGTCCGCTCAGGTGCGGGATGTGGAGAATTCTAAGGAGCAGCTTGGCAAGCTGATCGCCCAGCTTACACAGGAAATGCGGGCCATCTTCACCGAAAACTTTGCCCGCATCGCCGAGCACTTTTCCCGGATTTTCGTGGAGCTTTTCGGCGGCGGCAAGGGCCAGCTCACCCTGACCCAAGAGGAAGATGTGCTGGAAAGCGGCGTGGAGATTTATGTCCAGCCTCCGGGCAAGCTGATCAAGAATCTCAGCCTTCTTTCGGGCGGCGAGCAGGCCTTTATCGCCATTGCCATCTATTTTGCCATTCTCAAGGTACGCCCGGCCCCTTTCTGTTTGCTGGATGAAATTGAGGCGGCGCTGGATGATGTCAATGTAGTTAAGTTTGCAAGCTATCTGCGCCAAATGTGCCGCAAAACCCAGTTTATTGCCATTACCCACCGCCGGGGTACCATGGAGGAGGCGGATATGCTTTATGGTGTTACCATGGAGGATGAGGGAGTTTCTAAGATTTTGGAGCTGAATGTCTCCGAGGTGGAGGATAAGCTTTCCCTTTCCATTTAA
- the ftsY gene encoding signal recognition particle-docking protein FtsY, whose translation MGFFSKISEGLKKTRDSFARQVDNLVNSFTTIDEELLEELEESLILSDVGSVTAARICEELRVRIKKNGETNPSKLRGMIKEVASDMLAGDASLHLSTKPSVILVIGVNGVGKTTTIGKLASNLKAQGKDVLLCAADTFRAAAIDQLQIWADRAGADLVRHAEGSDPAAVVFDALVAGKARGKDVIICDTAGRLHNKKNLMDELSKISRIIARETPGCDLEVLLVLDATTGQNALNQAREFKQAAGLTGIVLTKLDGTAKGGVIIGIKAELGIPVKFIGIGEQVDDLRPFDPVEFADALFDNQEE comes from the coding sequence ATGGGCTTTTTTTCTAAAATCAGCGAGGGCCTAAAAAAAACCCGTGATAGCTTTGCCAGACAGGTGGATAATCTGGTCAATTCCTTTACCACCATTGATGAGGAGCTTTTGGAGGAGCTGGAGGAGAGCCTGATTCTCTCCGATGTGGGCTCGGTTACAGCGGCCCGGATTTGCGAGGAGCTGCGGGTGCGCATCAAGAAAAATGGCGAGACCAATCCCAGCAAGCTTCGGGGCATGATCAAGGAGGTAGCCAGCGACATGCTGGCGGGAGATGCTTCTCTGCACCTTTCCACCAAGCCTTCGGTGATTTTAGTGATAGGCGTTAACGGGGTGGGCAAAACCACCACCATCGGAAAATTGGCCTCCAATTTGAAGGCACAGGGCAAGGATGTGCTGCTCTGTGCGGCCGATACCTTTCGGGCGGCGGCCATTGATCAGCTTCAGATATGGGCCGACCGGGCGGGTGCCGATTTGGTTCGTCACGCCGAAGGCTCCGACCCTGCCGCTGTGGTGTTCGATGCCCTTGTGGCCGGCAAGGCCAGAGGTAAGGATGTAATCATTTGCGATACAGCCGGGCGGCTGCACAATAAGAAAAACCTGATGGATGAGCTTTCCAAGATCAGCCGTATCATTGCCCGGGAAACCCCCGGCTGTGATTTGGAGGTTCTGCTGGTGCTGGATGCCACCACAGGCCAGAACGCTCTTAATCAGGCACGGGAATTCAAGCAGGCCGCCGGGCTGACCGGCATTGTGCTCACCAAGCTGGATGGAACCGCAAAAGGCGGCGTGATTATCGGCATCAAGGCGGAGCTGGGCATTCCGGTCAAGTTTATCGGTATCGGTGAGCAGGTGGACGATCTGCGTCCCTTTGATCCGGTTGAATTTGCCGACGCTCTTTTTGACAATCAGGAGGAATAA
- the rdgB gene encoding RdgB/HAM1 family non-canonical purine NTP pyrophosphatase encodes MEIVAATGNAHKLEEFQRILAPLGITVVSLAQAGTNDDGIVEDGETFAANARIKAQTIFQRTGRAVMADDSGLCINALEGRPGVLSARYMGEETSYPQKMAGILRELEGVPTEKRTASFVAAICCILPDGTVLETEGRCGGIIGYEPAGSGGFGYDPLFMVGERSFAELSPAEKDARSHRGKALEELYKKLEQKLRAGENV; translated from the coding sequence TTGGAAATCGTAGCAGCAACCGGAAACGCTCATAAGCTGGAGGAATTCCAGCGCATATTGGCACCATTGGGAATTACCGTTGTTTCACTGGCGCAGGCCGGAACCAACGACGATGGCATTGTGGAGGATGGAGAAACCTTCGCCGCCAATGCCCGTATCAAGGCACAAACTATTTTTCAGCGCACCGGCCGAGCGGTGATGGCCGATGATTCCGGCCTTTGCATCAATGCACTGGAAGGCCGCCCCGGTGTCCTTTCTGCCCGGTATATGGGGGAGGAAACCTCCTATCCCCAGAAAATGGCGGGAATCCTCCGGGAGCTTGAGGGTGTGCCTACAGAAAAGCGCACAGCCTCCTTTGTGGCGGCTATCTGCTGTATTTTACCGGATGGAACGGTGTTGGAAACCGAAGGCAGATGCGGCGGCATCATTGGATACGAACCGGCAGGGAGCGGCGGCTTTGGCTATGATCCCTTGTTTATGGTGGGGGAGCGGAGCTTTGCAGAGCTTTCCCCAGCGGAAAAGGATGCTCGCAGCCACCGGGGCAAAGCGTTGGAAGAACTCTATAAGAAATTGGAGCAAAAGCTCCGGGCAGGAGAAAATGTATGA
- a CDS encoding YhbY family RNA-binding protein: MITSKQRAALRGLANSMDTIFQVGKGGITPATVEQVDQALTARELIKLRTLENSPITPREAAVELAEKTGSEVIQVVGSRFVLYRKNPNEPKIGAEAKKAPAPRPKKEFPTGRAAGKPAAKRPAHSGFGRPDGERSESFGKPRTGRPGGAGRPSGTGRPSAAGRPSAAGRPGGAGRPSAAGRPSGAGRSSGTGRPGGAGRPKAR, translated from the coding sequence ATGATAACCAGTAAACAGCGGGCGGCTCTTCGGGGTCTTGCCAATTCGATGGATACCATCTTTCAGGTAGGCAAGGGGGGCATTACCCCTGCTACCGTGGAGCAGGTGGATCAGGCTCTGACAGCCCGGGAGCTGATTAAGCTTCGCACCCTAGAGAACAGCCCCATCACCCCTCGTGAAGCCGCTGTGGAGCTGGCTGAAAAAACCGGCTCTGAAGTGATTCAGGTAGTGGGTTCCCGGTTTGTGCTTTACCGCAAGAATCCCAATGAGCCTAAGATTGGGGCAGAGGCTAAAAAGGCACCGGCACCTAGGCCGAAAAAAGAATTTCCCACAGGCAGAGCAGCTGGTAAACCGGCTGCAAAGCGTCCTGCACATTCCGGTTTTGGCCGCCCAGATGGGGAGCGCTCTGAAAGTTTTGGAAAGCCTCGTACAGGCAGACCTGGTGGAGCGGGCAGACCCAGCGGAACCGGCAGACCCAGTGCGGCAGGCAGACCCAGTGCGGCAGGCAGACCCGGTGGAGCGGGGAGACCCAGTGCAGCAGGCCGACCCAGCGGAGCCGGCAGATCCAGTGGAACAGGCCGACCCGGCGGGGCAGGCCGACCGAAAGCTCGCTGA
- the nadD gene encoding nicotinate-nucleotide adenylyltransferase, with protein sequence MKIGVFGGTFNPIHCAHLRLACKCREQLGLDTVLIIPTAVPPHKNAPQLASGEDRLAMCRLAVTGESAFVVSDLEIRRTGKSYTAETLRELEALYPGAELYLLMGGDMFLTVQSWKSPEEIYARAVLCALARHRDEYPRLERHKLFLTARGAHCRVLALPPEPMSSTEVRCRISRGEDIRGLVPAAVEDYIIAHGLYAPNGHNC encoded by the coding sequence TTGAAAATCGGCGTGTTTGGTGGCACCTTTAACCCCATTCATTGTGCGCATCTTCGTCTTGCCTGCAAGTGTCGGGAGCAGCTGGGGCTGGATACTGTCCTGATTATTCCCACAGCTGTTCCTCCCCACAAGAATGCGCCCCAGCTGGCCTCGGGGGAAGATCGGCTTGCCATGTGCCGTCTGGCTGTGACAGGCGAAAGTGCTTTTGTGGTATCCGATCTGGAAATACGCCGCACAGGCAAAAGCTACACGGCGGAAACACTTCGGGAGCTGGAAGCCCTTTATCCCGGGGCGGAGCTTTATCTGCTTATGGGCGGGGATATGTTTCTGACCGTGCAAAGCTGGAAAAGCCCCGAGGAAATTTATGCCCGGGCGGTGCTTTGTGCTCTTGCCCGCCACCGGGATGAATACCCAAGGCTTGAGCGGCACAAACTCTTTCTAACCGCAAGAGGCGCCCACTGCCGGGTGCTGGCACTTCCGCCCGAGCCCATGTCTTCCACCGAGGTGCGCTGCCGCATCAGCCGGGGAGAAGATATCAGGGGCTTAGTTCCGGCAGCGGTGGAAGACTATATCATAGCCCATGGGCTTTATGCGCCCAATGGGCATAACTGTTGA
- the yqeK gene encoding bis(5'-nucleosyl)-tetraphosphatase (symmetrical) YqeK, whose product MPEERGEAPVYDLEFLRDFCRRNLSPSRYIHSMAVQRQAAVLAPLYGADPYKAAVAGLLHDITHCWEPWEQLKYMGASGIMLTKAEKEHPPIWHAKTGSHLVWHELGIRDPEIGRAIRYHTTGRADMTPLELAVCLGDKTSADRIFPDIEVIRELALRSSHKAMAYYLQHTMDKLIAQGGPFAEDFLEAYDYYALHAE is encoded by the coding sequence ATGCCCGAGGAAAGGGGCGAAGCTCCGGTGTATGATTTGGAATTCCTGCGGGATTTTTGCAGGCGCAATTTAAGCCCCTCCCGCTATATCCACTCTATGGCGGTGCAGCGGCAGGCGGCTGTTTTGGCACCTCTTTATGGGGCAGACCCCTACAAAGCCGCCGTTGCCGGGCTTCTGCATGACATAACCCATTGCTGGGAGCCTTGGGAGCAGTTGAAATATATGGGAGCTTCTGGTATAATGCTTACCAAAGCGGAAAAAGAGCATCCGCCCATTTGGCATGCCAAAACCGGCAGCCATCTGGTGTGGCATGAGCTGGGCATCCGTGACCCGGAAATAGGCCGGGCTATCCGCTATCATACCACCGGCCGGGCCGATATGACCCCGCTGGAGCTGGCGGTTTGTCTGGGGGATAAAACCAGTGCCGACCGCATTTTTCCCGATATTGAGGTGATTCGGGAGCTGGCGCTGCGCTCCTCCCATAAGGCCATGGCCTATTATCTCCAGCATACAATGGACAAGCTCATTGCCCAAGGCGGGCCTTTTGCAGAGGATTTTCTGGAGGCGTATGATTATTATGCCCTTCATGCAGAATAA
- the rsfS gene encoding ribosome silencing factor, producing MTTKEIMEQSVRFLDSKKAEDICALDIHKVTSLGDYFVIASGTSTTQVRTLADGLEEHFSKQGLEPLRVEGGSSAMWVLIDYGDVIVHVFYSEQRDFYCLERLWADAPKVDISGLLQQS from the coding sequence GTGACAACAAAAGAAATAATGGAGCAGTCTGTCCGCTTTTTGGACAGCAAAAAGGCAGAGGATATCTGCGCACTGGATATTCACAAGGTAACCTCTCTGGGGGATTATTTTGTGATTGCCTCCGGTACCAGCACAACACAGGTCAGAACCTTGGCCGATGGCCTTGAGGAGCATTTTTCCAAGCAGGGGCTTGAGCCTCTTCGGGTTGAGGGCGGCAGCTCCGCCATGTGGGTGCTCATTGATTACGGCGATGTGATTGTTCATGTGTTTTACAGCGAACAGCGTGATTTTTATTGTCTGGAAAGGCTGTGGGCCGATGCACCCAAGGTGGATATCAGCGGCCTGCTTCAGCAGTCCTGA